One window of the Luteolibacter sp. Y139 genome contains the following:
- a CDS encoding biliverdin-producing heme oxygenase, translating into MTLLQALRNATQASHQQLDRQISTGEVTASRDSYARYLERFYQGLAACWPQLDWALLASLGLPQLAARQARYHSLTADLHALGHPVPRLEMRHESHQAASAVGFLYVLEGSIHGGAILLSELERNAGPLPADTCRFMRGFGDQNRSHWKDFASWLEGLDTGDDFVKPATAAAVEAFERFATAFGAGSPAVVSR; encoded by the coding sequence ATGACCCTCTTGCAAGCACTGAGGAACGCCACTCAAGCGTCCCACCAGCAGCTCGACCGTCAGATTTCCACAGGAGAAGTCACGGCGAGCAGGGATTCGTATGCCCGGTATCTGGAGCGCTTTTACCAAGGCTTGGCCGCTTGCTGGCCCCAGCTTGATTGGGCGCTCCTCGCGAGCTTGGGACTTCCGCAGTTGGCCGCTCGCCAAGCTCGCTATCACTCCTTGACCGCCGATCTTCATGCCTTGGGACATCCGGTGCCACGGCTGGAAATGAGGCATGAATCACATCAGGCAGCATCGGCCGTCGGATTCCTCTACGTGCTGGAGGGTAGCATCCACGGCGGCGCCATTCTGCTCTCGGAACTCGAGCGAAATGCTGGCCCACTCCCTGCGGACACCTGCCGCTTCATGCGGGGATTTGGCGACCAGAACCGCAGCCATTGGAAAGACTTCGCTTCGTGGCTCGAAGGCCTCGATACCGGAGACGATTTCGTAAAACCAGCGACCGCCGCCGCGGTCGAAGCTTTCGAGCGATTCGCCACCGCCTTCGGTGCTGGATCCCCCGCCGTTGTGTCCCGATGA
- a CDS encoding glycosyl hydrolase, with translation MRPALALLLLASLACADDTAWPTVTNEAKPWTRWWWLGSGVDAKNLTSELESFSKAGLGGVEICPIYGAKGYEDRDLPFLSDKWTAAYAHTAKEAARLGMGVDLTTGTGWPFGGPWVEEKDASASLENIKAKAEGGKPFSLALPKGKVEALSAWPDQGEPVDLTSQVKDGKLEWTPPAGNWRIHGLVTKHAIQKVKRAAPGGAGWVLDPFSPAAIESYLKPFSAALDRPDVPEPRAHFHDSFEYYGAEWTDDLLAQFEKLRGYDLRSQLPAFHGEGDAETIARVRADYRETLSDLHREYLAKWHDWAKERGSLTRNQAHGSPGNLLDHYAVADIPETEIFRHVDEAQIPMLQFASSAAHVTGKKLVSAETFTWLGEHFQVTPAQLKEAADFVWLGGVNHIFFHGIPYSPEDAPWPGWLFYASTHMGPNGGLWKDLPAFTAYMTRVQSVLQSGKPDAEVLLYFPIHDIWSDGSEGLPLFTMHNQDKWLQPTEFYQAAMDLWKAGIPCDFVSDRMLDDIKVEDAQLISGKARYRELLIPPCRHLPDSTAKRIEALQQQGAIIKLLSRQSFGGSSRAPGMPAGARLPSIPRADPGDAKSAAVKDGTACEEALASLGIRFIRRTLDDGHAYFLVNSSGKPVDAKIKLARSHQSAVLLDPMTGKSGVAETKDGIRLVLALGESRIIRTYSNKQAEGPRWTDPEPAGTPIALTGMWKVNFLDGGPALPAAFETSALGSWTNQAGDAYQNFSGTALYRLEFDLQEKTPALLDLGEVDHTAKVRINGKDAGTCWAPPHRLDVRDLLVTGKNVLEVEVTNLAANRIADLDRRKVPWKAFHEINFVNIDYKNFDASGWKPLPSGLLGPVTLVPVK, from the coding sequence ATGCGCCCTGCCCTCGCCTTGCTCCTGCTCGCATCCCTCGCCTGCGCCGATGACACGGCCTGGCCGACCGTCACGAACGAAGCCAAGCCATGGACCCGCTGGTGGTGGCTCGGCAGCGGCGTGGATGCAAAGAATCTGACCAGCGAGCTGGAGTCCTTTTCCAAGGCCGGCCTAGGCGGCGTGGAGATCTGTCCCATCTATGGCGCCAAGGGCTACGAAGACCGCGACCTGCCGTTCCTTTCCGACAAATGGACGGCCGCCTACGCCCATACCGCGAAGGAAGCCGCCCGGCTCGGCATGGGTGTGGACCTCACCACTGGCACCGGCTGGCCGTTCGGCGGACCATGGGTCGAGGAGAAGGACGCGTCGGCCTCGCTGGAAAACATCAAGGCTAAGGCAGAGGGAGGAAAGCCGTTCTCGCTGGCTCTGCCAAAGGGCAAGGTGGAAGCGCTTTCCGCATGGCCGGATCAGGGCGAACCGGTCGATCTGACCAGCCAAGTGAAGGACGGCAAGCTGGAGTGGACGCCCCCGGCGGGCAACTGGCGCATCCACGGCCTGGTCACCAAGCACGCCATTCAGAAAGTAAAGCGCGCCGCTCCCGGTGGCGCAGGTTGGGTGCTCGATCCCTTTTCACCCGCAGCCATCGAGTCCTACCTCAAGCCCTTCAGTGCCGCGCTCGACCGGCCGGATGTTCCCGAGCCCCGAGCGCACTTCCATGACTCCTTCGAGTACTATGGCGCGGAGTGGACCGATGATTTGCTCGCACAGTTCGAAAAGCTCCGCGGCTACGACTTGCGCTCGCAGCTCCCCGCCTTCCACGGCGAAGGCGATGCCGAAACCATCGCTCGCGTCCGCGCCGACTACCGCGAAACGCTCAGCGACCTACACCGCGAGTATCTCGCCAAGTGGCACGATTGGGCAAAGGAGCGTGGCAGCCTCACCCGCAACCAGGCCCACGGCTCCCCGGGTAATCTGTTAGACCACTACGCCGTCGCCGATATCCCCGAGACGGAGATCTTCCGCCACGTGGATGAAGCCCAGATTCCGATGCTCCAGTTCGCATCTTCAGCCGCGCACGTGACCGGCAAAAAACTCGTCTCAGCCGAAACCTTCACTTGGCTCGGCGAGCACTTCCAAGTCACACCCGCCCAGCTCAAGGAAGCCGCCGACTTCGTCTGGCTTGGCGGAGTGAATCACATCTTCTTCCACGGTATCCCCTACTCGCCCGAGGATGCTCCCTGGCCCGGCTGGCTTTTCTACGCCTCAACCCACATGGGCCCAAATGGCGGACTCTGGAAGGACCTTCCAGCCTTCACTGCCTACATGACCCGCGTGCAGTCGGTCCTCCAGTCAGGCAAGCCCGACGCAGAGGTGCTGCTCTATTTTCCGATCCACGACATCTGGAGCGATGGCAGCGAAGGCTTGCCGCTCTTCACGATGCACAACCAAGACAAGTGGCTGCAGCCCACGGAATTCTATCAGGCCGCGATGGATCTATGGAAAGCAGGCATCCCATGCGACTTCGTATCGGATCGAATGCTTGACGACATCAAAGTCGAGGATGCCCAATTGATCAGTGGCAAAGCCCGTTACCGCGAGCTCCTGATTCCCCCCTGCCGTCACTTGCCGGATTCTACCGCGAAAAGAATCGAAGCGCTCCAGCAACAAGGAGCCATCATCAAGTTGCTTTCGAGACAGTCCTTCGGTGGTTCGAGTCGGGCGCCCGGAATGCCTGCCGGGGCTCGCCTTCCTTCCATCCCCAGAGCCGATCCCGGCGATGCCAAGTCCGCCGCCGTGAAAGATGGCACGGCGTGTGAAGAGGCACTTGCCAGCCTCGGCATCCGCTTCATTCGCCGCACCCTGGACGACGGCCATGCCTACTTTCTCGTGAACTCTTCGGGCAAGCCAGTCGATGCCAAGATCAAGCTCGCCCGCTCGCATCAGTCCGCCGTTCTACTCGATCCCATGACCGGCAAGAGCGGCGTCGCCGAGACAAAGGACGGCATCCGTCTCGTCCTCGCACTCGGCGAATCTCGCATCATCCGCACCTACTCTAACAAGCAAGCCGAAGGCCCGCGCTGGACCGATCCAGAACCCGCCGGCACACCCATCGCGCTGACCGGCATGTGGAAGGTCAACTTCCTCGATGGCGGCCCAGCTTTGCCTGCTGCCTTTGAAACCTCGGCCCTCGGCTCATGGACCAATCAAGCAGGCGATGCTTACCAAAACTTCTCCGGCACCGCCCTCTACCGCCTGGAGTTCGACCTGCAGGAGAAAACTCCCGCCCTACTCGACCTCGGCGAGGTCGACCACACCGCAAAAGTGCGGATCAACGGCAAGGACGCCGGCACCTGCTGGGCACCTCCGCACCGGCTGGATGTCCGCGACCTGTTAGTCACCGGCAAGAACGTCCTTGAAGTTGAAGTGACCAACCTCGCTGCCAACCGCATCGCCGACCTCGACCGCCGCAAGGTCCCTTGGAAGGCATTCCACGAGATCAACTTCGTGAACATCGACTACAAGAACTTCGATGCCTCCGGCTGGAAGCCGTTGCCGTCAGGCCTGCTAGGCCCGGTCACGCTGGTGCCGGTGAAGTAA
- a CDS encoding DNA alkylation repair protein: protein MAAKKTPGGSLETALAALKERATQATLEGMARYAIPSDHAFGVAMRDVQAVAKSLGKNHALAGELWASGWYEARLLACYVDNPAEVTAKQMDDWFRDFDNWAVVDTVCFALFKRVPHAWGKVEAWSSRKKEFERRGAFALMWGLAGGDGEDEPFFRGLQLIEQAATDERNFVKKAVNMALRATGKRSLPLHKAAVQTSKRLAASENPAARWIGKDALKELESPKVVERLKKGA from the coding sequence ATGGCCGCGAAGAAAACCCCGGGAGGGAGTCTTGAAACCGCGCTGGCTGCTCTCAAGGAGCGGGCTACCCAAGCCACCCTTGAGGGGATGGCCCGCTACGCCATTCCCTCCGACCATGCCTTCGGCGTGGCGATGCGGGACGTGCAGGCGGTGGCGAAGTCCCTCGGGAAGAACCATGCGCTCGCTGGCGAGCTGTGGGCGAGCGGGTGGTATGAGGCGCGTCTGCTGGCCTGCTACGTGGACAATCCCGCCGAGGTGACCGCGAAGCAGATGGACGATTGGTTCCGGGACTTCGATAACTGGGCGGTCGTGGACACGGTCTGTTTCGCCCTTTTCAAGCGGGTGCCCCATGCGTGGGGAAAGGTGGAAGCGTGGTCCTCGCGCAAGAAGGAGTTCGAGCGGCGAGGGGCCTTTGCGCTGATGTGGGGACTGGCCGGCGGGGATGGCGAGGATGAGCCGTTTTTCCGCGGGCTCCAGCTCATCGAGCAGGCGGCGACCGACGAGCGGAATTTCGTGAAGAAGGCGGTGAACATGGCCCTGCGGGCCACCGGCAAGCGGAGCTTGCCCCTCCACAAGGCGGCAGTTCAGACCTCGAAACGCCTCGCTGCTTCCGAGAACCCGGCGGCCCGCTGGATCGGGAAGGATGCTTTGAAGGAGCTCGAAAGCCCGAAGGTCGTAGAAAGGCTCAAAAAGGGAGCCTGA
- a CDS encoding DNA gyrase/topoisomerase IV subunit A — MMPDPDQHASLKAMYSDYFLDYASYVILERAVPHLNDGLKPVQRRILHSMKELDDGRYNKVANVVGNTMKYHPHGDTSIGDAMVQIGQKDLLIDCQGNWGNTLTGDGAAAPRYIEARLTKFALDITFNPKTTDWTPSYDGRNKEPITLPVKFPLLLAQGVEGIAVGLACKMLPHNFIELIDASIAALRKEPFELLPDFPTGGIMDATDYKDGLRGGRVRVRARISTEKKGILRITQIPFGTTTGAVMDSIVAAADKGKIKIAKIEDNTAAEVDILVHLPSGVDAENLRDALYAFTDCELSLSPNACVIVDDKPQFLGVTEILKRNAENTKELLRMELEIRLGELAEKWHFSSLEKIFIENRIYRDIEEETTWEGVIGAIDRGLKPFKKLLKREVTEEDIVRLTEIKIKRISKFDSFKADEEIKALEKDIEETEKNLKQLTKYTIRWFEDLKKKYGKGRERKTEITTFDRVDRSQVILATETLYLDDKNGFAGYGLKKETPLERCSTLDDVIIFGQDGKMRIVKVADKFFVGQRPLRVAILKKDEDLIYSLIYRDGKEGAILAKRFRVGGVTRDKEYDLMKGTPGSRIFYFAVHKSEAESAEQMLIVHIKPALRLKNVSRPFNFGEVPIKGRSSGGNIVTKLPIDRIVRAPKDFDPEVGA; from the coding sequence ATGATGCCCGATCCGGACCAGCACGCCTCTCTGAAGGCGATGTATTCCGACTACTTCCTCGACTACGCCTCCTACGTCATTCTCGAGCGCGCGGTGCCGCACCTCAACGACGGCCTCAAGCCCGTCCAGCGGCGCATTCTCCACTCGATGAAGGAGCTGGACGACGGCCGCTACAACAAGGTGGCCAACGTCGTCGGAAATACGATGAAGTACCACCCGCATGGCGATACTTCCATCGGCGACGCGATGGTGCAGATCGGCCAGAAGGACCTGCTCATCGACTGCCAGGGAAACTGGGGAAATACCCTGACCGGCGACGGCGCGGCTGCCCCACGATACATCGAGGCCCGGCTCACGAAGTTCGCCCTCGACATCACCTTCAATCCGAAGACGACCGATTGGACGCCGTCCTACGACGGCCGCAACAAGGAACCGATCACCCTGCCGGTGAAGTTCCCACTGCTGCTCGCGCAGGGAGTGGAGGGCATCGCGGTCGGCCTTGCTTGCAAGATGCTGCCGCACAATTTCATCGAGCTCATCGATGCCTCGATCGCGGCCTTGCGGAAGGAACCTTTCGAACTGCTGCCTGATTTCCCGACTGGCGGGATCATGGACGCGACCGATTACAAGGATGGTCTGCGTGGCGGCCGCGTTCGGGTTCGCGCGCGCATTTCGACGGAGAAGAAGGGCATCCTTCGCATCACACAAATTCCCTTCGGCACCACCACTGGCGCGGTGATGGATTCCATCGTCGCCGCTGCGGACAAGGGGAAGATCAAGATCGCCAAGATCGAGGACAATACGGCGGCCGAGGTGGACATCCTCGTCCATTTGCCGTCTGGCGTGGATGCTGAGAACCTTCGTGACGCGCTTTACGCCTTCACCGATTGCGAGCTTAGCCTCTCGCCGAATGCGTGCGTCATCGTCGATGACAAGCCGCAGTTCCTCGGTGTCACCGAGATCCTCAAGCGCAATGCGGAGAATACGAAGGAACTACTCCGCATGGAGCTGGAGATCCGTCTCGGCGAACTAGCCGAGAAGTGGCACTTCAGCTCGCTGGAGAAGATCTTCATTGAGAATCGCATTTACCGCGACATCGAAGAAGAGACGACGTGGGAAGGCGTGATCGGTGCGATCGACAGGGGCTTGAAGCCCTTTAAGAAGCTCCTCAAGCGCGAGGTGACCGAGGAAGACATCGTTCGCCTCACCGAGATCAAGATCAAGCGCATCTCCAAGTTCGACTCCTTCAAGGCCGACGAGGAGATCAAGGCGCTGGAGAAGGACATCGAGGAGACCGAGAAGAATCTCAAGCAACTCACGAAGTACACCATCCGCTGGTTTGAGGACTTGAAAAAGAAGTATGGCAAGGGCCGCGAGCGGAAGACGGAGATCACCACCTTCGACCGTGTCGATCGCAGCCAGGTCATCCTCGCCACCGAGACGCTCTACCTCGACGACAAGAACGGCTTCGCCGGCTACGGCCTGAAGAAGGAGACGCCGCTTGAGAGGTGCTCCACGCTCGATGATGTCATCATTTTCGGCCAGGACGGCAAGATGCGGATCGTGAAGGTGGCGGACAAATTCTTCGTCGGCCAGCGCCCGTTGCGGGTGGCGATCTTGAAAAAGGATGAGGATCTCATCTACTCACTGATCTATCGCGACGGAAAGGAAGGCGCGATCCTCGCCAAGCGCTTCCGGGTTGGCGGTGTCACCCGCGACAAGGAGTATGACCTGATGAAGGGCACGCCGGGCAGCCGGATCTTCTACTTCGCCGTTCACAAGAGCGAAGCGGAGAGCGCGGAGCAGATGCTGATCGTCCACATCAAGCCGGCCCTGCGTCTGAAGAATGTCAGCCGTCCCTTCAACTTCGGCGAAGTCCCGATCAAGGGCCGCAGCAGCGGCGGTAACATCGTGACGAAGCTGCCGATTGACCGGATCGTCCGTGCGCCGAAGGACTTCGATCCGGAAGTCGGGGCTTAA
- a CDS encoding DNA-methyltransferase encodes MKVLPTLAEGSVDLVVTSPPYNLGINYRSFDDTAGRAEFIEWCKAWAAELKRVLTDDGSFFLNVGAAPANPLMPHQIVLAFTEGPGALFTLQNTFHWIKSITVETRGGEQISAGHFKPINSQRFVNDCHEYVFHLTKSGNVKLDRRAAGVPYQDKSNIARWGHTGGVDKRCRGNTWFIPYDTIKSRENDRPHPASFPIALVEQCIRLHGKGEETRLLDPFLGIGSSAVAAKRQGVKEFTGIELDDYYLSVTKDRLEEPVA; translated from the coding sequence TTGAAAGTTCTACCAACCTTGGCCGAGGGTTCGGTGGATCTCGTCGTCACGTCGCCGCCGTATAATCTCGGCATCAATTACCGCAGCTTCGACGACACTGCAGGACGCGCCGAGTTTATCGAATGGTGCAAGGCTTGGGCGGCTGAGCTGAAGCGCGTCCTAACAGACGACGGCTCCTTCTTCCTCAACGTCGGCGCTGCCCCCGCGAATCCCCTGATGCCGCACCAGATCGTGCTCGCATTCACCGAGGGGCCCGGCGCGCTTTTCACTCTCCAGAACACCTTCCACTGGATCAAGTCGATCACCGTCGAGACCCGCGGCGGAGAGCAGATCAGCGCCGGGCACTTCAAGCCGATCAACTCACAACGCTTCGTCAACGACTGCCACGAATACGTCTTCCACCTGACCAAATCCGGCAACGTGAAGCTCGATCGCCGCGCTGCTGGGGTTCCGTATCAGGACAAGTCGAACATCGCGCGCTGGGGACACACCGGAGGAGTCGACAAGCGTTGCCGCGGGAACACCTGGTTCATCCCCTACGACACCATCAAGTCCCGCGAAAACGACCGCCCCCATCCAGCCAGCTTCCCGATCGCACTGGTGGAGCAATGCATCCGCCTCCACGGTAAGGGCGAAGAGACGCGTTTGCTGGATCCGTTCCTGGGAATCGGCAGCTCCGCCGTGGCGGCGAAACGCCAGGGCGTGAAGGAGTTCACCGGCATCGAGTTGGACGACTACTACCTGTCCGTCACGAAGGATCGACTGGAAGAGCCGGTGGCTTAA
- a CDS encoding DUF2185 domain-containing protein, with the protein MASRDSNFCIAPDEIRQLIPPMGSCFATDRITIDGLKVGYMYRQEPDNEIDSGWRFLSGDESQEYADMPTNWALYEVNTICNYDPAIIPHLGSPAGSAFGRIEGTDRFEEEELDQEEA; encoded by the coding sequence GTGGCCTCCCGCGATTCCAATTTCTGCATCGCTCCCGATGAGATCAGACAACTGATCCCGCCGATGGGGTCCTGTTTTGCAACGGACCGCATTACCATTGACGGTTTGAAAGTCGGCTACATGTATCGCCAGGAGCCAGACAACGAGATCGACTCCGGTTGGCGCTTTCTCTCCGGCGATGAAAGCCAAGAGTATGCAGACATGCCCACGAATTGGGCGCTCTATGAGGTCAACACGATCTGCAACTACGACCCGGCGATTATTCCCCATCTTGGCAGCCCGGCAGGCTCTGCGTTCGGGCGGATTGAAGGAACAGACCGTTTTGAGGAAGAAGAACTGGATCAGGAAGAAGCGTGA
- the gatB gene encoding Asp-tRNA(Asn)/Glu-tRNA(Gln) amidotransferase subunit GatB: protein MASPGQAITAGTHSGLASGKSSVTLTASRFPEMPYLVTIGLEVHCQVKTRTKMFCACETSFGEEPNTRTCPVCLGLPGALPVLNRYAIEKTLLAGLLLDCGSPEISRWDRKSYFYPDMPKNFQTTQMDFPLCLGGAVPLYDHCYPTDARKNIARPGHKVRLNRIHLEEDVAKSTHLGSSSLIDFNRAGTPLMEIVTEPDLESGEEAGAYLRSLQMILQQGGISDADMEKGQMRCDVNISLRLKENDPLGAKVELKNLNSISAVRRAIAHEVERQAEELDAGIAQIQSTRRWDDDRGETQLMRTKEDAHDYRYFPCPDLLPIVTAPILEKVRPLLTERPHERSARYEADYGVSAYDASVLSSDLPLAKYFEALAATGVPGKKAANFLLNNLLGALNDRSVAISDSPLSAEKTGALLGLVESGALASSQAKEVLAVLLDAPDKDPAAVAKELGFEPADAGELDALCDQVIAANPKQVEEIKGGNEKLLNFLTGQVMKASSTKPNPKQVTDLLKGKLQ, encoded by the coding sequence ATGGCAAGCCCCGGACAAGCCATCACCGCGGGGACGCATTCGGGATTGGCCAGCGGGAAATCCTCCGTCACGCTCACCGCCAGCCGCTTTCCCGAAATGCCCTACCTCGTCACCATCGGCCTCGAAGTCCACTGCCAGGTCAAGACGCGCACGAAGATGTTCTGCGCCTGCGAAACCTCCTTCGGCGAGGAGCCGAATACCCGCACATGCCCGGTCTGCCTCGGCCTCCCCGGCGCCCTGCCGGTCCTGAACCGCTACGCCATTGAGAAGACCCTGCTCGCCGGCCTGCTGCTGGATTGCGGATCGCCCGAAATCTCCCGCTGGGACCGGAAGAGCTACTTCTACCCGGACATGCCGAAGAATTTCCAGACGACGCAGATGGACTTCCCCCTCTGCCTCGGCGGCGCCGTCCCCCTCTACGATCACTGCTACCCGACCGACGCACGGAAGAACATCGCCCGCCCCGGTCACAAGGTGCGCCTGAACCGCATCCACCTTGAAGAGGACGTCGCGAAGTCAACGCACCTCGGGAGCTCCTCACTCATCGACTTCAACCGCGCCGGCACGCCACTGATGGAAATCGTCACTGAGCCCGACCTTGAATCCGGCGAAGAAGCCGGTGCCTACTTGCGCTCGCTCCAGATGATCCTGCAACAGGGCGGCATTTCCGATGCCGACATGGAAAAGGGCCAGATGCGCTGCGACGTGAATATCTCCCTGCGCCTAAAGGAAAACGATCCACTCGGCGCGAAGGTCGAGCTGAAGAACCTCAACTCCATCTCCGCCGTCCGTCGCGCCATCGCGCACGAGGTCGAGCGCCAGGCCGAGGAACTCGACGCAGGCATCGCACAGATCCAATCGACCCGCCGCTGGGATGACGACCGCGGTGAAACGCAACTCATGCGAACGAAGGAAGATGCGCACGACTACCGCTACTTCCCATGCCCCGACCTGCTACCAATCGTCACCGCGCCCATCTTGGAAAAGGTCCGCCCGCTGCTGACCGAGCGCCCGCACGAACGCTCGGCACGCTACGAAGCCGACTACGGCGTGAGCGCCTACGATGCCTCGGTCCTGTCCTCTGATCTTCCTCTCGCAAAATACTTCGAAGCCCTCGCCGCCACCGGCGTCCCCGGCAAGAAGGCTGCAAACTTCCTGCTCAACAACCTGCTCGGAGCACTCAACGACCGTTCCGTGGCCATCTCCGACTCGCCGCTTTCCGCGGAGAAAACCGGCGCGCTGTTAGGTTTGGTCGAAAGCGGAGCCCTCGCCTCAAGTCAGGCGAAGGAAGTCCTCGCCGTGCTGCTCGATGCGCCCGACAAAGACCCCGCCGCAGTGGCAAAGGAGCTCGGATTCGAGCCCGCCGATGCTGGCGAACTTGACGCACTGTGCGACCAAGTCATCGCCGCCAATCCCAAGCAAGTTGAGGAGATCAAAGGGGGCAATGAGAAGCTCCTGAACTTCCTCACCGGCCAAGTAATGAAAGCGTCCTCCACCAAGCCGAACCCGAAGCAGGTGACGGATCTCCTGAAGGGAAAGCTCCAGTAA
- a CDS encoding SLC13 family permease encodes MMTFQIGLTLAVIALTLIAFIREWAAPDVIALTVLCGVVALGLVGMNEMTSVFKNEAPLAIAALFIIGGALEASGAVDHIGRVLRDKLPSNIRLAILGFSILTCFFSAWMNNTAIVAILLPVALGFARSRDFAPSRLLMPLSYCSILGGVCTLIGTSTNLLVNGTLKDLKMEPMTMFQLAPIGIPLSIAGVAYLSIFGPKLIPSRTTISGSLDIKDRATPLYHILIGENSPLIGKRLSETPLFDHGRHVHIMEVRRKGAREMHALNTLTIEKNDRFLIALHGRRAKAGKAEDLCAEIGASLLSTIDGVVTELVVRDESSLAGQTLARSDFRQRYNSVVMAVHRNGVNITHQLAEIPLDAGDTLLVITGLNNLDTLEATRDFILTDAPEDTPVSTENKKPPHHAWVSWAVLIGVVVVATLTDLLCGEGNLFPKAPVIPIHYAAMVGALILLWSKIVTPREAYASIDWQVLLMLYGLLGLGMAMQSTGTAKWLAEGLVTVAGGFVAPQWMPLVMLWLVFLLTILLTEVLSNNATAVMMVPIVVTLAHSLGVSHWPYVMGVTVAASTAFALPMGYQTHMMVYGPGGFKFTDFLRVGIPLNFICWIVSCLLIPLIWPFHP; translated from the coding sequence ATGATGACTTTCCAAATCGGCCTGACCTTGGCGGTCATCGCCTTGACGCTGATCGCGTTCATCCGCGAGTGGGCGGCCCCGGATGTGATCGCCCTGACGGTGCTGTGCGGCGTTGTCGCGCTCGGGCTGGTCGGCATGAACGAGATGACCTCGGTCTTCAAAAACGAGGCGCCGTTGGCGATCGCTGCGCTTTTCATCATCGGCGGTGCCCTGGAGGCGTCCGGGGCGGTCGATCACATCGGCCGTGTGCTGCGGGACAAGCTGCCGAGCAATATCCGCCTCGCGATCCTCGGGTTCTCCATCCTGACCTGCTTTTTCAGTGCCTGGATGAATAATACCGCCATCGTGGCAATCCTGCTGCCGGTGGCGCTTGGCTTCGCTCGTTCCCGAGATTTTGCGCCGTCCCGGCTGCTGATGCCGCTGTCCTACTGCTCCATTCTCGGTGGCGTCTGCACCCTGATCGGCACCTCCACCAACCTGCTCGTCAACGGCACGCTGAAGGATCTCAAGATGGAGCCGATGACGATGTTCCAGCTCGCCCCCATCGGCATCCCGCTGTCGATCGCAGGCGTTGCCTATCTCTCGATCTTCGGGCCGAAGCTGATCCCATCGCGGACCACGATTTCAGGCAGCTTGGACATCAAGGATCGCGCGACGCCGCTCTATCACATTCTGATCGGCGAGAATTCGCCACTGATCGGCAAGCGGCTGAGTGAAACCCCGCTGTTTGATCACGGCCGGCATGTCCACATCATGGAAGTCCGCCGCAAAGGTGCGCGGGAAATGCACGCACTCAATACGCTGACGATCGAGAAGAACGACCGCTTCCTGATCGCCCTGCATGGTCGCAGGGCGAAGGCGGGCAAAGCCGAGGATCTCTGTGCGGAAATCGGCGCGAGTTTGCTTTCGACTATCGATGGTGTGGTGACCGAGCTCGTGGTTCGTGACGAGTCTTCGCTTGCTGGCCAAACACTGGCCCGGTCGGATTTCCGCCAACGCTACAATAGCGTCGTGATGGCGGTGCATCGCAATGGGGTAAACATCACCCATCAGCTCGCCGAGATTCCGCTGGATGCAGGGGACACGCTGCTGGTCATCACGGGGCTCAATAATCTCGATACCCTTGAGGCGACCCGTGACTTTATCCTGACCGATGCGCCGGAGGACACGCCGGTGTCGACTGAGAACAAGAAGCCTCCGCATCATGCCTGGGTTTCGTGGGCTGTGCTGATTGGTGTGGTGGTTGTCGCTACCTTGACCGATCTCCTTTGTGGCGAAGGAAATCTGTTCCCCAAGGCACCTGTCATCCCGATCCACTACGCGGCCATGGTCGGCGCGCTGATCCTGCTGTGGTCGAAGATCGTCACGCCACGCGAGGCCTATGCCAGCATCGATTGGCAGGTGCTGCTGATGCTCTACGGCTTGTTAGGCCTCGGTATGGCGATGCAGTCGACGGGCACCGCGAAATGGTTGGCCGAGGGTTTGGTGACCGTGGCAGGGGGCTTCGTGGCTCCACAGTGGATGCCGCTGGTGATGCTGTGGTTGGTATTCCTTCTCACCATTCTCCTTACGGAGGTGCTCTCGAATAACGCCACGGCGGTGATGATGGTGCCCATCGTGGTAACGCTCGCCCACAGCCTCGGCGTCAGCCATTGGCCGTATGTGATGGGCGTGACCGTCGCGGCCTCGACTGCCTTTGCCCTCCCCATGGGCTACCAGACGCACATGATGGTCTATGGTCCCGGCGGCTTCAAATTCACCGACTTCCTGCGCGTCGGCATCCCGCTGAACTTCATCTGCTGGATCGTCTCTTGCCTGCTGATCCCGCTGATCTGGCCGTTTCATCCGTGA